From the Daucus carota subsp. sativus chromosome 8, DH1 v3.0, whole genome shotgun sequence genome, one window contains:
- the LOC135148388 gene encoding uncharacterized protein LOC135148388 — MFTETLAAKFPECRLPEPGRSVLRGRSSSNVKVILDTTSANSGLDANGWAKKVLLSGKVVFVERNCSKEPIYLKDLEELVGKEKVRFPMVIVNGKDLCGEEEVESLDDFKNKQKLIMSALNVLYVTERELKSLPFGRRSSIDGAAEHLYPKHCKIVSREIGCQVPTMPPSYTRRSKFTRQFFIINVET, encoded by the exons ATGTTTACGGAAACACTGGCTGCCAAGTTCCCAGAATGCCGGCTCCCAGAGCCTGGAAGATCAGTTTTACGAGGCCGGTCTTCATCCAACGTCAAGGTAATTCTTGACACAACGAGTGCTAACAGTGGCCTAGACGCAAATGGATGGGCAAAGAAGGTTCTCTTGAGTGGAAAAGTTGTATTTGTGGAGAGAAACTGTTCAAAGGAGCCAATATATTTGAAAGACCTAGAAGAGCTGGTGGGTAAAGAAAAGGTGAGGTTTCCCATGGTAATTGTGAATGGGAAGGATTTGTGTGGAGAAGAAGAGGTAGAGAGTTTAGATGATTTTAAGAACAAGCAAAAGCTTATTATGTCAGCATTGAATGTGCTTTATGTCACCGAAAGAGAATTGAAAAGCCTTCCATTCGGCAGAAGGAGCTCGATTGATGGG GCTGCCGAGCACCTTTATCCAAAACACTGTAAAATTGTTTCGAGAGAAATTGGCTGCCAAGTTCCCACAATGCCGCCTTCCTACACCAGACGGTCCAAGTTCACAAGGCAGTTCTTCATCATCAATGTTGAGACCTAA